The DNA region TATTTactggttattatttttaaaactgatttcttttttctatggGTTTTAAGAAACCTAATTCCAActtgcctttttcctttcttattttctttagagTCACTCAAGGGAAAGGATTAATGCCAGATGGTACCAGCAGATTTACTTGCAAAGGAAAGACAATTTTACATTACATGGGAACGAGCACATTTTCTGAATACACAGTTGTGGCTGATATCTCTGTTGCTAAAATAGATCCTTTAGCACCTTTGGATAAAGTCTGCCTTCTAGGTTGTGGCATTTCAACTGGTTAcggtgctgctgtgaacactgcTAAGGTAAGAGACTTGAGTTGAGTTTTTGCTTCTGCCTTCTAATTTAATTTGGTGAAACTTTCCTGGAATAAGTGAAATTGGCCCATCTGTATGAAACccagtgattctcttgactcTGGTAGAATGAGTGCTTTATAAACTGTCTTTACTCCTAGGTTGAGCCTGGCTCTGTTTGTGCCGTCTTTGGCCTGGGAGGAGTTGGATTGGCAGTTATCATGGGCTGTAAAGTGGCTGGTGCATCCCGGATCATTGGTGTGGACATCAATAAAGACAAATTTGCAAGGGCCAAAGAGTTTGGAGCCACTGAATGTGTTAACCCTCAGGATTTTAGTAAACCTATCCAGGAAGTGCTCATTGAGATGACTGATGGAGGAGTGGACTATTCCTTTGAATGTATTGGTAATGTGAAGGTCATGGTGAGTATgggcttcattccttttttgttttatggaactttttttgaaatgcagtttaagattaaaaaatgttttgttttggcaAAGGAAAAATCTCTTGGTAAGAATTATTCTATTGGAAGAAGGtgaaaaatatctatttgaaCTGCAATGGGAAATGCTACAAGAATAGCTCAGGGAAAGATGAGAAAAGATGTTTCTTTGCCTTTCAATGCCTGCTAAGTGCATGTCTCATGAcatgaaaagaataaagcagtTGTGTTGAACATGGGCTTTGGAATGAAATATACATCCATTTACTAACTCAGTGACCCTGAACAAACAGCTTCtctcaacctcagtttcctcatctgtaaaatgcaggtaCAGGTTGAATATCTATCtctatccctaatccaaaaatccaacatccgaaatgctccaaaatctgaaactttgagCACCAGcttgatgctcaaaggaaatgctcattggagcttttcagattaggaatgctCAGCCAATAAATATGATGCAAATAGTCCAAATCCGAAAAAATCCAAGattcaaaacacttctggtcccgaGCGTTTCAGATAGAAGATAATCAACCTGTAGCAACAACACCTTCTTAAACATACCTACATAGACAATACAAGTATTACTAATAGTTTTGctgcctgctttttaaaattaaatcctttCGAGTTTTGAACtacagtttactttttaaaatagaaagcaaataaccactattttaatttatgttaatatttaaccaggttaatttgttaaaataaattgttcaggctgggtgtagtggctcacacctgtaatcccagtactttaggaggcctaggcgggtggatcagttgaggccaggagttcaagaccagcctgggcaacatggcaaaacccagtctctactagaaatacgaaaattagcttaGTGTtctggcaaacacctgtaatcccaactgctagggaggttaaggcaggagaatcacttgaactcgggaggcagaggttgccatgagccgagatcataccagtgcactccagcctgggtggcagagggagactatctctaaaaataaaccaaaaagtaaataaaaatgtaaattgttcAATAAAATTGAGCTCACTAAATGTTTAAGTTTGGCCTTTTGTTGCCATTTTCTCTGAAAACTATGACATCACTTGAAGTTTCTGGGGAAGCAGTTATTCTCAGGAAATGCACTGACTTCTGTGATTTGGTCATATCTCTGCCTGCAGAGAGCAGCACTTGAGGCATGTCACAAGGGCTGGGGTGTTAGCGTGGTGGTTGGAGTAGCTGCTTCAGGGGAAGAAATTGCCACTCGTCCGTTCCAGCTGGTAACAGGTCGCACATGGAAAGGCACTGCCTTTGGAGGTAATTCGATAGATGAGATGactgcattttctcttttgttatttGCACTGGTGTTTAatcccagcctaattttttgttAACAAGAATCTTCATGGGCTACCTTCTCATTGTAAGTTGTTGCATGCAAGGATGTTTATTAGAAGGGATTCAGACTCAATCATTCTTTACCCCGGGACTGGGGAGGTGCTCACCTCCTGAAGCATAGGGCCACTTAGTAcatattctataaaataaaaactcaatatTCTGTTAGTGGGGAAGTAGTTACTGGTAGAGCAGGGATAGAAAGTTGATTGCAAAGTAAGCAAACAGCAGTATCAGCCATGGTGTGTTTCATCTTGTGGACTCAAGTAGcttgttacatttttattcatttttctaggGAGTGCAGTGGTCACTGGATGCGATCATACCTCTGTCTGATTTTAGCAATAACCAATATTGAGTCTCAAACTGAAACTATTTAATTGGACAAAACCTTACCATAAAATCAAAAGCTGCTAGACTGATCATTTTTCCCTTTGTGATCCTAAAAAGTCCTTGGTTGCTTGGGGTTGTGGGGAAACAGTTTCTGTCTTTTC from Callithrix jacchus isolate 240 chromosome 3, calJac240_pri, whole genome shotgun sequence includes:
- the ADH5 gene encoding alcohol dehydrogenase class-3, with amino-acid sequence MSAPLRRPEPADMANQVIKCKAAVAWEAGKPLFIEEIEVAPPKAHEVRIKIIATAVCHTDAYTLSGADPEGCFPVILGHEGAGIVESVGEGVTKLKAGDTVIPLYIPQCGECKFCLNPKTNLCQKIRVTQGKGLMPDGTSRFTCKGKTILHYMGTSTFSEYTVVADISVAKIDPLAPLDKVCLLGCGISTGYGAAVNTAKVEPGSVCAVFGLGGVGLAVIMGCKVAGASRIIGVDINKDKFARAKEFGATECVNPQDFSKPIQEVLIEMTDGGVDYSFECIGNVKVMRAALEACHKGWGVSVVVGVAASGEEIATRPFQLVTGRTWKGTAFGGWKSVESVPKLVSEYMSKKIKVDEFVTHSLSFDEINEAFELMHSGKSIRTVVKI